The proteins below are encoded in one region of Triticum aestivum cultivar Chinese Spring chromosome 1B, IWGSC CS RefSeq v2.1, whole genome shotgun sequence:
- the LOC123084343 gene encoding WAT1-related protein At5g64700 produces MADRSKKPYVVAVAIQAIYTGLFVVSKAAFDSGINTYVFIFYRLAAATALLIPIALIDSTCRRSRSTTATPAPALLCRLLFKLFLYALLGNTFTLNMYNVSLKQTSATVGSAATNSMPVATFLLAVLLRMEAVKLRSRSGLGKLAGVVLCLAGVLVIAFYTGPSIRPLAHNPVFAQKPNNVSSGAEWIKGTFLLILACATWSLWIVLQVPLLKEYPKKLMATALQCLFGALQSFVVAVVVERDFTKWKLGLDIGLLAVLYSAFLGTGALMYLQAWCAEMRGPVFVAMWSPLALIFTILCSSFFLGEAVHFGSIFGGILLVGGLYSVLWGKSKEKENNITSVVPEESQVQGDRVAIQEKHEEGELTSQV; encoded by the exons ATGGCCGATCGGAGCAAGAAGCCTTACGTGGTGGCAGTAGCAATCCAGGCCATCTACACGGGCCTCTTCGTCGTGTCTAAGGCCGCCTTCGACAGCGGCATCAACACCTACGTCTTCATCTTCTAccggctcgccgccgccaccgcactccTCATCCCAATCGCGCTTATCGACTCCACCTGCCGCCGGAGCCGGTCAACCACCGCAACACCTGCACCAGCATTATTATGCCGGCTGCTCTTCAAGCTCTTCCTATACGCCTTACTCGG GAACACCTTCACCCTCAACATGTACAACGTGAGCCTGAAGCAGACCTCAGCGACGGTTGGGTCGGCGGCCACCAACTCCATGCCCGTCGCCACCTTCCTCCTTGCGGTGCTGCTGCGGATGGAGGCGGTCAAGCTCAGGAGCCGCTCTGGTTTAGGCAAGCTCGCCGGTGTCGTTCTTTGCCTCGCCGGAGTGTTGGTCATCGCCTTCTACACTGGCCCGTCCATACGCCCCCTCGCACACAACCCCGTCTTCGCTCAGAAGCCGAACAATGTCAGCAGTGGCGCCGAGTGGATCAAAGGCACCTTCCTTCTCATCCTCGCATGTGCAACCTGGTCTCTCTGGATTGTCCTGCAG GTTCCATTGCTTAAAGAATATCCGAAGAAGCTGATGGCCACAGCACTGCAATGCCTGTTTGGTGCACTCCAGTCCTTTGTTGTGGCAGTGGTGGTTGAGAGGGACTTCACCAAATGGAAGCTTGGGCTGGACATTGGCCTCCTTGCAGTCCTCTACTCG GCCTTCTTGGGAACGGGTGCGTTAATGTACCTACAGGCATGGTGTGCCGAGATGAGAGGGCCGGTGTTCGTCGCGATGTGGAGTCCATTGGCACTGATTTTCACTATCCTTTGTTCGTCATTCTTTCTTGGGGAAGCTGTCCACTTCGGGAG TATTTTTGGAGGAATTCTACTAGTTGGtggcctatacagtgtgctatggggTAAAagcaaggaaaaggaaaataacatAACATCAGTGGTGCCAGAGGAAAGTCAAGTTCAAGGAGACAGAGTGGCAATACAGGAGAAACATGAAGAGGGGGAACTAACATCACAAGTGTAA
- the LOC123084332 gene encoding serine carboxypeptidase-like 9 — protein sequence MATRLPHRWMLVLLLFQLRLLQPCLAATPPVITTNAVTSLPGFSAPLPFSLETGYVELDDDGIRFFYYFIQSERSPADDPVLLWLTGGPGCSALSGLVYEVGPLAFDFHGYRGGLPTLLYRRDSWTQVSNIIFVDSPAGTGFTYDPTDNKLIPSDTIVVRQLHTFLETWFDEHPMFLSNPLYIAGDSYSGMIIPSLTIEIAKGIESGDQRLCNLKGYIAGNPLTELARFDGNSKFPYLQRMGFIPDELYKVAFESCGGKYNSPLNALCAKSVQSIHNLIKDLNAMHILEPRCDTYPSLIIRKAASKDRRKRLLQSPVSSICRNATYVLADLWANDEAVRESLGIRKGTVPSWRRHAHFPYIQDINSTVEYHLSLITKGYRAMVYSGDHDSEISLIGTQAWIRYLNLSITDDWRPWYVDDQVAGYTTTYSGNLTYATVKGAGHTAPEYMPRECLAMIDRWLSGEPL from the exons ATGGCCACAAGGTTGCCGCACCGCTGGATGCTGGTCCTGCTGCTGTTCCAGCTCCGGCTGCTCCAGCCCTGCCTCGCTGCCACGCCGCCGGTGATCACCACGAACGCCGTCACGAGCCTGCCTGGGTTCAGCGCCCCCCTGCCATTCTCCCTCGAGACAGG GTAcgtggagctcgacgacgacgGCATCCGCTTCTTCTACTACTTCATCCAGTCGGAGCGCAGCCCGGCGGACGATCCCGTGCTGCTCTGGCTGACGGGTGGGCCTGGATGCTCCGCTCTCTCCGGCCTCGTCTACGAGGTCGGGCCTCTGGCTTTCGACTTCCATGGCTACCGAGGAGGGTTGCCTACTCTGCTATATAGACGAGACTCTTGGACTCAG GTTAGCAACATCATCTTCGTGGATTCTCCAGCAGGGACTGGCTTCACCTACGACCCCACAGACAACAAATTGATACCCAGTGATACCATTGTTGTTCGCCAGCTGCACACTTTCCTTGAAACG TGGTTTGATGAGCACCCAATGTTCTTGTCAAACCCGCTCTACATTGCCGGCGATTCATACAGTGGCATGATCATACCTTCTCTCACCATTGAAATTGCTAAAG GAATTGAATCCGGTGACCAGCGACTTTGTAACCTCAAG GGTTACATTGCTGGTAATCCATTGACTGAATTGGCACGGTTTGACGGCAATTCTAAATTTCCATATCTTCAAAGGATGGGATTTATACCAGATGAACTCTACAAG GTTGCTTTCGAGAGTTGTGGAGGGAAATACAACAGCCCATTGAATGCTCTGTGTGCCAAGTCCGTCCAATCAATCCATAAT CTCATAAAGGATTTAAATGCTATGCACATTTTGGAGCCACGCTGTGATACATATCCAAGCCTCATTATTCGCAAGGCGGCGTCTAAAGACAGAAGGAAACGGCTACTACAGTCTCCTGTTTCATCTATTTGTAGG AATGCCACTTATGTTCTTGCCGACTTGTGGGCAAATGACGAAGCCGTGAGGGAGAGTTTGGGTATTCGCAAG GGAACGGTTCCATCATGGAGAAGACATGCCCATTTCCCTTACATACAAGACATTAACAGTACAGTGGAGTACCATTTAAGCTTGATCACCAAAGGATATCGAGCCATGGTATACAG TGGAGATCATGATAGTGAAATATCTTTGATCGGCACGCAAGCATGGATAAGATATCTTAATCTATCCATCACAGATGATTGGCGACCATGGTATGTTGACGACCAAGTTGCAGG ATACACAACAACTTACTCCGGCAACTTGACATACGCAACTGTGAAG GGTGCTGGCCACACAGCTCCGGAGTACATGCCCCGAGAGTGTCTAGCTATGATTGATAGATGGCTTTCTGGCGAACCTCTTTGA